In the genome of Dermacentor silvarum isolate Dsil-2018 chromosome 1, BIME_Dsil_1.4, whole genome shotgun sequence, one region contains:
- the LOC119446142 gene encoding uncharacterized protein LOC119446142 yields the protein MVSFDVRALFTSVPVDLAVAACTKVLLADETLAERTPLEVQDVCELLEFCLSNTYFTYRKQCYKQIHGTAMGASISVTTANLVMELVEQKALADFAPAPKIFVRYVDDCFRILNKNDAPRLLRVLNSIEAAIQFTAEYECDSSLPFLDVQGGDIL from the exons ATGGTATCCTTCGACGTCAGAGCGCTCTTCACTTCCGTGCCTGTCGACTTGGCCGTAGCGGCGTGCACGAAGGTCCTGCTGGCGGACGAAACGCTCGCAGAGCGCACACCTTTGGAGGTACAGGACGTCTGCGAGCTGCTAGAATTTTGCCTAAGCAACACGTATTTCACCTACCGCAAGCAGTGTTATAAGCAGATCCACGGAACTGCCATGGGGGCTTCCATCTCCGTTACTACGGCCAATTTGGTCATGGAGCTAGTTGAACAGAAGGCCCTTGCCGACTTCGCTCCCGCGCCCAAGATATTCGTCCGCTACGTGGACGACTGCTTCCGCATCCTAAATAAGAATGATGCCCCACGGCTCCTGCGTGTTCTCAACTCGATAGAGGCAGCAATACAGTTTACCGCAGAATACGAGTGCGACAGCAGCCTTCCCTTCCTCGACGTCCAG GGTGGCGACATTCTGTGA